In Myxococcales bacterium, the following proteins share a genomic window:
- a CDS encoding PilT/PilU family type 4a pilus ATPase — MTAQLAQILKLLDRDDIAEIALQTGKPVMARMAGEFKPVSQQVLTTPQIEAIIAGTDAAMVVPRTDGNAPDVPCTLFAADLTISAARRGDVIQLRFARAAHASGIAMPPANPGGSISGFGQAAMPAGTFAPPPPAMPPAASPAAMPVAPPPEQDAAPTPPPAAAPPVQAPRSRLLLGNPPPDLLGILRAARGRAASDVHIMTNRPLQMRCAGLMQPWGDPMTEKVVESILHPLMQLSQRELLEKRGYTDLAVDIPGGGRCRVNISRQKTGLKGSFRLVMEPLPTIESLELPVELKKITNYHQGLVVIAGPNGHGKTTTLAALVDLINSTKRGHILTVEEPVEFLHPRKLAVVSQREVGIHTRSFATALKASLREDPDVIVIGELRDRETVEIAISAAETGHLVIATMSTPSGAKTIDRLIDFFPPNEQQQIRFTLAAALKFVIAQRLVPNKDNSAFIAAVELISGCPPLWTLIRDNKLFQLPNVQQRGRSLGMIRLDESLMALLKADRITEETALAFAEQKKEFLLQLRGPAPVVAAPQSNTAQKMGDMAARARGMFGKKDKEP, encoded by the coding sequence ATGACCGCGCAGCTCGCGCAAATTCTCAAGTTGCTCGACCGCGATGACATCGCCGAAATCGCGCTGCAAACCGGCAAGCCCGTGATGGCGCGCATGGCCGGCGAGTTCAAGCCGGTGTCACAACAGGTGCTCACGACGCCGCAGATCGAAGCGATCATCGCGGGCACCGACGCGGCGATGGTGGTGCCTCGCACCGACGGCAATGCGCCCGATGTGCCTTGCACCTTGTTTGCCGCCGACCTGACCATTTCAGCGGCGCGGCGCGGCGACGTCATCCAACTCCGATTTGCGCGAGCGGCTCATGCCAGCGGGATTGCCATGCCGCCGGCCAATCCTGGCGGATCCATTTCGGGCTTTGGCCAGGCCGCGATGCCTGCCGGCACGTTTGCGCCACCACCGCCGGCCATGCCTCCCGCGGCGTCGCCTGCCGCTATGCCGGTTGCCCCGCCCCCTGAGCAAGACGCGGCACCCACCCCGCCTCCCGCGGCCGCTCCGCCTGTCCAAGCGCCGCGCTCGCGTCTGCTACTCGGCAATCCGCCACCAGATTTGCTCGGCATCTTGCGCGCCGCCCGCGGCCGCGCCGCCAGCGACGTCCACATCATGACCAATCGGCCGCTGCAGATGCGGTGCGCCGGGCTCATGCAACCGTGGGGCGACCCGATGACGGAAAAGGTTGTCGAGAGCATTTTGCACCCGCTGATGCAGCTCTCGCAGCGCGAGCTCCTCGAAAAGCGCGGCTACACCGACCTCGCCGTCGACATCCCGGGCGGTGGTCGCTGCCGGGTGAACATCTCGCGGCAAAAAACCGGGCTCAAGGGCAGCTTTCGCCTGGTCATGGAGCCGCTGCCAACCATCGAGTCGCTTGAGCTACCGGTCGAACTAAAAAAAATCACGAACTATCATCAGGGCCTGGTCGTCATCGCCGGTCCCAACGGTCACGGCAAGACCACCACTCTTGCCGCGCTGGTGGATCTCATCAACAGCACCAAGCGCGGCCACATTCTTACGGTCGAAGAGCCGGTTGAGTTCTTGCATCCGCGCAAGCTGGCCGTGGTGTCGCAACGCGAGGTCGGCATCCATACCCGCTCGTTTGCCACCGCGCTCAAGGCGTCGCTGCGCGAAGACCCCGACGTCATCGTCATCGGCGAGCTGCGCGACCGCGAAACCGTCGAAATCGCCATCAGCGCCGCCGAAACCGGCCACTTGGTGATCGCGACCATGAGCACGCCCTCGGGCGCCAAGACCATCGACCGTCTCATTGATTTTTTCCCACCCAACGAACAACAACAAATTCGCTTCACGCTCGCCGCCGCGCTCAAGTTCGTCATCGCGCAGCGGCTGGTGCCCAATAAAGACAACAGCGCCTTTATCGCGGCGGTCGAGCTCATTTCGGGGTGCCCGCCGCTGTGGACGCTGATTCGCGACAACAAGCTATTTCAGCTGCCCAACGTGCAGCAGCGCGGCCGCTCGCTCGGCATGATTCGCCTCGATGAATCCCTCATGGCCTTGCTCAAGGCCGACCGCATCACCGAAGAGACCGCGCTCGCCTTTGCCGAGCAAAAGAAAGAGTTCTTGTTGCAGCTGCGCGGCCCGGCGCCGGTCGTCGCCGCGCCGCAAAGCAACACCGCCCAAAAAATGGGCGACATGGCGGCGCGCGCGCGCGGCATGTTTGGCAAAAAAGATAAGGAGCCGTAG
- a CDS encoding protein kinase — MTTTTRTDGTPNSPMTGRLLGDFVVHQQIGAGGFGAVYLAEQISLGREAVIKIPLARADADSAFAAQFLREAQFASQLDHPYAAHIYAFGVEEDGTLWTAMELVRGTPLNELLKKHGPLPVEKFVPLFDKLCEVVHTAHEQGIIHRDLKPANVMVIARAGRLLPKLLDLGIAKLSGSSGAAEGGDDAADSPTTAQPPSTDTPASVIGTQASAAHSDSQRSGATETISAKPTVGPGLTKLRAMTLDASALPVQKSDTIGTPAYMAPEQWVPTIPTDARTDVYALGILAYEVLTGRLPFKGKNSMELARAHARQAPPPLGGDLPPALDAVIAKALAKRPANRYQTAVELAAAMRKATGFDQEPVKLPTLDAALREALLSTAPQPLAEAVSALDSVRNAHQGLSAVFQIMRVTTRLLGNLSLACWTHYGTLAERGQPDVARALGQLKRHGLDEMEWLDLAELIAVQFTDRRDSAPLPELIELFCPDTSRTTSRTSDEPSERSAVSRAMRALVATKDHYETALAPDAATTKRLLEETMPQLQVALAGLAWLHDYLLVVPHGETADRWMGTRRQPRPVVPLQAGAEVTSGEPLLVTQDGAPVLRLAPFFQVSAPAPGEDAELFVLDGSGRSGARLVSMPTGFEKSDHTLWGWLSTQVAIEALDSERKLNERAPYRGLAAFTADDADMFVGRERETESVANRLRVTAMLGIVGPSGAGKSSFIQAGVLPALGSHWKSVIVRPGGSPLLALRTMVRGLEGLETTTDEALAGAGLGNVLRAWATARKQSLMLYVDQFEELFTLCHDVAERKAYVDMLLQASLSPADPIRVVFTVRDDFLLRCQQLEALRDRLVSGLQLLATPTPDDLLRILIEPARRAGYEFDDPALPGEMVQAIADMPSALPLLSFTAAQLWELRDRQASKLARKAYESLGGVGGALAQHAERVLGAMSSEAQGLVRIVFRNLVTADGTRAILTRAEALEILGKHADAETTLEALIHARLLTASEGAGSLDRIEVVHEALLSAWPRLINWRREDAEGARMRDQLRAAARQWVGRNRDKGLLWRGDLLAEYRLWRSRYPSRVTDLEESFAAASVASDVKRKRIIRGLGAVVLVSLTISTIVFAGLRSKAQRSETSAKVSAARAEQQLVENYTDQAAGALTNNNAVNSLLFAAEVIRRGSASSTIDHLATTAYKTAGAATATMLGHADQITSMEFSRDGMHILTASNDGTARIWKNGDLIQLLRAHPAGGRTVAAWLGASDFIATAGSDGVVKIWDAASGQLAAQRLLHGEGVFDLVWSEISGEIVSTGVREKVVGWNVSDGTTRTIFESPNSKNTFLWSKLDPRSGEVIILIASTTSNNTRLFSSLKKRLRSLGAVDYIINSIAISTTRPEIAIGADSGEILIIESADGRVKQRFVAHVGAVSDLAWSADDSYLVSGGADAMLHVYSRDKQGMLSSSPSRVLSGHKAAIRSVALLGHDRVISASIDGSAKEWSISRGLDLNTYSHGGSLSVLAVAKDQIQIATGARNGTAMVWNSQSVFLKRVFEPVTNADYNEEPPLIADEELVRAADGGIAIWNLKNGTKRLLPGEPGVVSQIAVLAASGRIVSWRTNGTLVWQRIVDGETVKTMPIESKGVYLLSGSPVDRERFLMGLTDGKLFIVDDSGIVSEGVVPNGYPTAVEWSADGSRVLVTIETKRLNRVILIDVTTGRLLAELPGAWRAATLSPDGQHIATLAELSSTLWLWNSQGKKIWETFQPGQIYTFTWSHDSTRIFAALIDGSISIVSRVSGNREGVLLGLKRSAQDLVVVDNGTRLYAAGADREVVGWSLSDLREIARWQTAPTTSWIVGNLTSNYVVTIDLDNTTVVNHIGRITSASLHANVLVYARCVVPESIRLATRLAGDWWESPSCETSKVTQATHFRAQLVQWARSIAKILHQEGSSSMDKLNMPRATPIAPTAREASAEKNLHFLAILRHRHKPQSRHTEGLVGGRHEPA; from the coding sequence GTGACGACCACAACCCGCACCGACGGCACGCCCAATAGCCCCATGACCGGCCGCCTGCTCGGCGACTTCGTGGTGCACCAGCAAATCGGCGCCGGCGGCTTTGGCGCCGTCTACCTCGCCGAGCAAATCAGCCTCGGCCGTGAGGCGGTAATCAAGATTCCGCTCGCGCGCGCCGACGCCGACTCGGCGTTTGCGGCGCAGTTTCTTCGCGAAGCACAGTTTGCGTCGCAGCTAGACCATCCCTACGCCGCGCACATCTATGCTTTCGGCGTCGAAGAAGACGGCACGCTGTGGACCGCGATGGAGCTGGTGCGCGGCACGCCGCTCAATGAGCTGCTCAAAAAACACGGGCCGTTGCCGGTCGAGAAGTTCGTGCCGCTGTTCGACAAATTGTGCGAAGTGGTGCACACCGCGCATGAGCAAGGCATCATCCACCGCGATCTAAAGCCGGCAAACGTCATGGTCATCGCGCGCGCAGGGCGGCTGCTGCCCAAGCTGCTCGATCTGGGAATTGCCAAGCTCAGCGGTAGTAGCGGCGCGGCCGAGGGCGGCGATGACGCCGCTGACTCGCCCACAACTGCTCAACCGCCATCAACGGATACGCCGGCTAGCGTCATTGGAACCCAGGCGAGCGCAGCTCACAGTGATTCACAGCGCAGCGGGGCCACCGAAACCATCAGCGCCAAGCCAACCGTTGGGCCAGGCCTAACCAAGCTACGCGCGATGACGCTCGATGCCAGCGCCTTGCCCGTGCAAAAAAGCGACACCATCGGCACGCCCGCCTACATGGCGCCCGAGCAATGGGTGCCCACCATCCCCACCGACGCGCGCACGGATGTCTACGCGCTTGGCATCTTGGCCTACGAGGTCCTAACCGGCCGGCTGCCATTTAAGGGCAAGAACTCCATGGAGCTCGCGCGCGCGCATGCGCGGCAGGCGCCACCACCACTCGGCGGCGATTTGCCGCCCGCGCTCGATGCCGTGATTGCAAAAGCGCTCGCCAAGCGGCCTGCGAATCGCTACCAGACCGCGGTCGAACTCGCCGCGGCGATGCGCAAGGCGACTGGCTTTGACCAAGAGCCGGTCAAGCTGCCGACGCTGGACGCAGCGCTGCGCGAAGCGTTGCTGTCAACCGCGCCGCAACCACTCGCCGAGGCCGTCTCCGCGCTCGATAGCGTGCGCAACGCCCACCAGGGCCTGTCTGCCGTGTTTCAGATCATGCGCGTCACCACGCGCTTGCTCGGCAACTTATCGCTCGCCTGCTGGACCCACTACGGCACGCTGGCTGAGCGCGGCCAGCCCGACGTCGCGCGCGCGCTGGGCCAGCTCAAGCGCCATGGCCTCGATGAAATGGAGTGGCTCGACCTCGCCGAGCTCATCGCCGTGCAATTTACCGATCGCCGCGACAGCGCGCCGCTGCCCGAGCTCATCGAGCTGTTTTGTCCCGACACCTCGCGCACCACCTCGCGCACCAGCGATGAGCCGAGCGAACGCTCCGCCGTATCGCGCGCGATGCGGGCCCTTGTCGCCACCAAGGACCACTACGAAACCGCGCTCGCGCCCGATGCCGCGACCACCAAACGCCTGCTCGAAGAGACCATGCCGCAGCTGCAAGTCGCGCTCGCCGGTCTGGCGTGGCTGCACGATTATTTGCTGGTGGTGCCGCATGGCGAGACGGCCGACCGCTGGATGGGGACGCGCCGCCAGCCGCGCCCGGTCGTGCCGTTGCAAGCGGGCGCCGAGGTCACCTCCGGCGAGCCGCTGCTGGTGACGCAAGACGGCGCGCCGGTGCTTCGCCTTGCACCATTTTTCCAAGTTTCCGCCCCAGCCCCGGGCGAAGACGCCGAGCTGTTCGTGCTCGACGGCTCGGGCCGCAGCGGCGCGCGCCTAGTCTCCATGCCAACCGGCTTTGAAAAGAGCGACCACACGCTGTGGGGGTGGCTGAGCACGCAAGTCGCCATTGAGGCGCTCGACAGCGAGCGCAAACTCAATGAGCGCGCGCCGTATCGCGGCTTGGCTGCTTTTACCGCCGATGACGCCGACATGTTTGTCGGTCGCGAGCGCGAAACCGAATCCGTCGCCAATCGCCTCCGCGTCACCGCCATGCTCGGCATTGTCGGCCCGTCGGGTGCTGGTAAGAGCTCGTTCATTCAAGCCGGTGTGCTGCCTGCGCTGGGCAGCCACTGGAAGTCAGTGATCGTCCGGCCCGGCGGCTCGCCGCTGCTGGCGCTGCGCACCATGGTGCGCGGCCTCGAAGGTCTCGAAACCACCACCGATGAGGCGCTTGCCGGCGCGGGCCTGGGTAACGTGCTGCGCGCGTGGGCCACGGCGCGCAAGCAGAGCCTGATGCTCTACGTCGATCAGTTCGAAGAACTCTTCACCTTGTGCCACGACGTCGCCGAGCGCAAGGCGTATGTCGACATGCTGCTGCAGGCGTCGTTATCGCCGGCCGACCCCATTCGCGTCGTCTTCACCGTGCGCGACGACTTCTTGCTGCGCTGCCAACAGCTCGAGGCCTTGCGCGACCGCTTGGTCAGCGGCCTGCAACTGCTCGCGACGCCGACGCCGGATGACTTGCTGCGCATCCTCATCGAGCCCGCGCGCCGCGCCGGCTACGAGTTCGACGACCCTGCCCTGCCCGGCGAAATGGTGCAGGCCATTGCCGACATGCCCTCGGCCTTGCCGCTGCTCTCATTTACCGCGGCGCAATTGTGGGAGCTGCGCGATAGGCAAGCCAGCAAGCTCGCGCGCAAGGCGTATGAATCGCTCGGCGGCGTCGGCGGCGCGCTCGCCCAACACGCCGAGCGCGTGCTCGGCGCCATGTCGTCCGAAGCGCAAGGCCTGGTGCGCATCGTCTTTCGCAATCTCGTCACCGCCGACGGCACGCGCGCCATTTTAACCCGCGCTGAGGCCTTGGAAATCTTAGGCAAGCACGCCGACGCCGAGACCACGCTCGAGGCGCTGATTCACGCCCGCCTCCTCACCGCCTCCGAAGGCGCCGGCTCGCTCGACCGCATCGAGGTAGTGCACGAAGCCTTGCTCTCGGCGTGGCCTCGCCTCATTAACTGGCGCCGCGAAGACGCCGAGGGCGCGCGCATGCGCGACCAACTGCGCGCCGCGGCTCGCCAATGGGTCGGGCGAAATCGCGACAAGGGGTTGCTTTGGCGTGGCGATTTACTCGCCGAATATCGGCTATGGCGCAGCCGCTATCCGAGTCGCGTTACCGACTTAGAGGAGTCGTTTGCGGCGGCTAGCGTTGCCTCTGATGTGAAACGAAAGCGCATTATTCGTGGCTTGGGCGCCGTGGTGCTTGTAAGCCTCACGATCTCGACAATTGTTTTCGCAGGGCTACGCAGCAAGGCTCAGCGCAGCGAAACGTCGGCTAAGGTGAGCGCGGCGCGGGCCGAGCAGCAGCTGGTGGAAAACTACACAGATCAAGCGGCAGGCGCGCTGACGAATAACAACGCAGTTAACAGTTTGCTGTTTGCCGCGGAAGTAATTCGCCGTGGCAGCGCTTCGTCGACCATCGATCATCTTGCCACGACTGCGTACAAAACCGCGGGGGCTGCGACGGCGACGATGCTAGGTCACGCCGACCAAATTACTTCAATGGAATTTAGTCGCGATGGTATGCACATCCTAACCGCGAGCAACGATGGCACAGCTAGAATCTGGAAAAATGGCGATTTGATTCAGTTGCTTCGTGCACACCCCGCCGGCGGACGGACGGTTGCAGCGTGGCTCGGCGCGTCAGATTTCATAGCAACCGCTGGCAGCGACGGTGTGGTAAAGATTTGGGATGCAGCCTCCGGCCAGCTTGCTGCACAACGCCTACTTCACGGAGAAGGCGTTTTTGACCTTGTATGGAGTGAAATTTCTGGCGAGATAGTATCGACCGGTGTTCGAGAAAAAGTAGTCGGATGGAATGTTAGCGATGGAACAACGCGAACGATATTTGAAAGTCCAAATTCCAAAAACACGTTTCTTTGGTCAAAGCTCGACCCGCGCAGTGGCGAAGTCATTATCCTTATCGCAAGCACGACCTCTAACAACACGAGGTTGTTTTCCTCGCTCAAAAAACGGCTGCGGTCTCTTGGCGCCGTTGACTACATTATTAACTCCATTGCCATAAGCACCACCCGCCCAGAAATCGCGATAGGCGCGGACAGTGGCGAGATCTTGATAATTGAAAGTGCGGATGGACGAGTCAAACAACGATTTGTGGCGCATGTTGGCGCGGTTTCTGATTTGGCCTGGTCGGCTGACGATTCGTATCTGGTGTCTGGTGGCGCCGACGCAATGCTACACGTCTATTCCAGAGACAAGCAAGGAATGCTTTCTAGCTCGCCATCTCGAGTGCTTTCTGGCCACAAGGCCGCAATCCGTAGTGTGGCGTTGCTGGGACATGACCGCGTGATAAGCGCATCAATAGACGGGTCTGCAAAAGAATGGTCTATTTCGAGAGGGTTGGATCTTAATACCTACTCGCATGGTGGCTCGTTGTCGGTTTTGGCTGTCGCGAAGGACCAGATTCAAATCGCGACAGGGGCGAGAAACGGCACGGCCATGGTTTGGAATAGCCAAAGCGTTTTCTTAAAACGTGTCTTTGAACCAGTGACTAATGCCGACTACAACGAGGAGCCTCCGCTTATCGCCGATGAAGAGCTTGTTCGCGCCGCGGACGGTGGCATTGCCATCTGGAATTTAAAAAACGGAACTAAAAGACTCTTGCCCGGAGAGCCGGGCGTTGTGTCCCAGATCGCCGTGCTTGCTGCCTCGGGGCGTATTGTCTCGTGGCGCACAAATGGCACGCTCGTCTGGCAGCGAATTGTCGACGGGGAAACCGTTAAGACAATGCCGATTGAATCGAAAGGAGTATACTTACTGTCTGGTTCGCCCGTAGATCGCGAGCGATTCCTCATGGGGCTGACGGATGGCAAGTTGTTTATCGTCGACGACAGCGGCATCGTGTCGGAAGGGGTCGTGCCAAATGGCTATCCTACGGCGGTAGAGTGGTCGGCTGATGGCTCCCGTGTCCTCGTGACGATTGAAACCAAGCGCCTGAATCGCGTAATCCTAATCGACGTCACAACCGGGCGGCTGCTTGCCGAGCTGCCCGGGGCCTGGCGGGCGGCCACGCTCTCGCCTGACGGTCAACATATTGCGACGCTGGCTGAGCTAAGCTCGACACTCTGGCTGTGGAATAGTCAAGGCAAGAAAATCTGGGAGACCTTTCAGCCTGGACAAATTTATACGTTTACGTGGTCGCATGACAGCACCCGTATTTTTGCTGCATTAATAGACGGTTCGATTTCTATTGTTAGCCGCGTTTCGGGGAACCGAGAAGGCGTGCTCTTGGGCCTTAAGCGAAGCGCTCAAGACCTCGTCGTCGTCGATAATGGCACGAGGCTCTACGCGGCGGGAGCCGACCGCGAAGTCGTCGGCTGGTCACTCTCAGATTTGCGAGAAATTGCGCGTTGGCAAACGGCACCAACTACGTCTTGGATTGTCGGGAATTTAACATCAAACTATGTTGTGACGATTGATTTAGACAATACCACCGTCGTGAATCATATTGGACGCATCACCTCCGCCTCGCTCCATGCCAACGTTCTTGTTTATGCGCGTTGTGTCGTGCCTGAATCGATTCGCCTTGCAACGCGGTTAGCTGGTGATTGGTGGGAATCGCCGTCGTGCGAAACTTCAAAAGTGACGCAAGCGACTCATTTCAGGGCGCAACTAGTTCAGTGGGCTAGGTCCATTGCGAAAATTCTGCACCAGGAAGGTTCGAGTTCAATGGATAAACTCAACATGCCGAGGGCGACGCCGATCGCACCAACGGCTAGAGAAGCGTCAGCCGAAAAAAACCTCCATTTTCTAGCGATTCTTCGTCACCGCCATAAGCCCCAAAGCCGCCATACGGAAGGTTTGGTTGGTGGTAGGCATGAGCCCGCATGA
- a CDS encoding PilT/PilU family type 4a pilus ATPase: MPEIDRYFDMLMKRGGSDLHIAAQYPPMIRSKGELIPLTIEKDILSPERVETLLYELLSPEQRKTFDTNWDLDFAYGYEDKARFRGNYMRKTVGMGAVFRIIPTKILTLDQLGVPLGIRKLADLKAGLVLVTGPTGSGKSTTLAAMVNQINATRQAHILTIEDPVEFVHHPINCQITHREVGEDTPSFLEAIRSAVRENADVILVGELRGAETMKLALQLASFGCLVFATVHTNSAPATIDRFVNAFAANEQPQIRGMLADALAGIVAQQLLKKADGSGRIPAHEILIATPALTPMIRESKTAQIPSFIQAGISDHMQTMDGTLSKLVKEGLITAHDGLEKALDKEYFMKMHPEVADATADAAAGH; encoded by the coding sequence ATGCCCGAAATCGATCGCTACTTTGACATGCTGATGAAACGCGGCGGCTCCGACTTACACATCGCCGCGCAATATCCGCCGATGATTCGCTCCAAAGGCGAGCTCATCCCGCTCACCATCGAAAAAGATATCTTGTCGCCCGAGCGCGTCGAGACCTTGCTCTACGAGTTGCTGTCGCCCGAGCAGCGCAAGACCTTTGACACCAACTGGGATCTCGACTTTGCCTACGGCTACGAAGACAAGGCCCGCTTCCGCGGCAACTACATGCGCAAGACCGTCGGCATGGGCGCGGTGTTTCGCATCATTCCCACCAAGATCTTAACCCTCGACCAGCTCGGCGTGCCGCTGGGTATTCGCAAGCTCGCCGATCTCAAGGCGGGCCTCGTGCTCGTCACCGGACCCACCGGCTCGGGCAAGAGCACCACGCTGGCGGCCATGGTTAACCAGATCAACGCCACCCGCCAGGCGCACATTCTAACCATCGAAGACCCGGTGGAATTTGTTCACCACCCCATCAACTGCCAGATCACCCATCGCGAGGTCGGCGAAGACACGCCGAGCTTCCTCGAGGCCATCCGCAGCGCCGTGCGCGAAAATGCCGACGTCATCCTGGTGGGCGAGCTTCGCGGCGCCGAGACCATGAAGCTAGCGCTTCAGCTCGCGAGCTTTGGCTGCCTGGTGTTTGCCACGGTGCACACCAACAGCGCACCGGCCACCATCGACCGCTTCGTCAACGCGTTTGCCGCCAACGAGCAACCGCAAATCCGCGGCATGCTCGCCGACGCGCTGGCCGGCATCGTCGCCCAGCAGCTGCTCAAGAAGGCCGACGGCTCCGGCCGCATCCCGGCGCACGAGATTCTCATCGCCACGCCGGCACTCACCCCGATGATTCGCGAATCCAAGACCGCGCAGATCCCATCGTTCATTCAGGCCGGCATCAGCGATCACATGCAAACCATGGACGGCACCCTCTCCAAGCTGGTCAAGGAAGGCCTCATCACCGCCCACGACGGCCTCGAAAAAGCCCTCGACAAAGAATACTTCATGAAGATGCACCCCGAGGTCGCCGACGCCACCGCCGACGCCGCGGCGGGGCATTAG